One window from the genome of Megalobrama amblycephala isolate DHTTF-2021 linkage group LG4, ASM1881202v1, whole genome shotgun sequence encodes:
- the pafah1b2 gene encoding platelet-activating factor acetylhydrolase IB subunit beta isoform X2 has translation MVQLMQQYEVWRELFSPLHALNFGIGGDTTCNVLWRLQNGELENIRPKVVVLWVGTNNHEHTADQVAGGILAIAQLLLSCLTKSKIIVLGLLPRGEFPNPLREKNASVNNLLRASLPRLGPVQLLDVGGSFVHSDGTISSRDMFDFLHLTASAYRTISTSLHDLLLQLLEETPQERRASLV, from the exons GTGTGGAGGGAACTCTTCTCACCTCTCCATGCTCTGAACTTTGGGATTGGTGGAGACACAACCTGTAATGTGCTGTGGAGACTACAGAATGGAGAACTGGAGAACATCAGACCCAAG GTGGTGGTTTTATGGGTAGGAACCAATAATCATGAGCACACTGCTGATCAAGTTGCAGGAGGAATACTGGCCATTGCACAGTTACTTCTGTCTTGCCTCACCAAGTCCAAAATTATTGTATTG GGCCTGTTGCCAAGGGGAGAGTTTCCTAACCCCCTGAGAGAGAAAAATGCATCGGTGAACAATTTACTCCGTGCGTCTCTTCCTCGACTTGGCCCAGTTCAGTTACTTGATGTGGGAGGTAGTTTTGTCCACTCAGATGGGACTATTTCCTCTCGAGACATGTTCGACTTCCTCCATCTGACTGCTAGTGCGTACAGGACCATATCGACGTCTCTTCATGACCTGCTGCTTCAACTGTTGGAGGAAACGCCTCAGGAGAGGCGGGCCTCACTGGTTTAA
- the apoa1a gene encoding apolipoprotein A-I — protein sequence MKFVALALTLLLAVGSQARFLQADAPSQLEHYKSAALVYLTQVKEQAQKALDNLDGTDYEQYKVQLSESLTKLQEYAQTTSETLTPYSNQFLENTKQLRERVMTDIEDIRSKLEPHRAELYQVLQKHFDEYREKLEPLYQDYATLNRENAEQMRAKLQPLLDEMKQMFDSNVEETKSKLGPMIEVVRTKLTERLEELRTMAAPYAEEYKEQLVKAVEDAKEKITPHTQDLQARMEPYMENVRARFAQVYDTISKAIQA from the exons ATGAAATTCGTGGCTCTTGCACTGACTCTCCTCTTGGCTGTGG GTTCCCAGGCCCGTTTCCTGCAGGCTGATGCTCCCTCCCAGCTGGAGCACTACAAGTCAGCAGCCTTGGTGTACCTGACCCAGGTCAAGGAGCAGGCTCAGAAGGCTCTTGACAATTTGGATGGAACCGACTATGAGCAATACAA GGTGCAACTTTCAGAGAGCCTGACTAAGCTTCAGGAATATGCCCAGACCACCTCCGAGACTCTGACCCCCTACTCCAACCAGTTCCTTGAGAACACCAAGCAGCTGCGTGAGCGTGTCATGACCGACATCGAAGACATCCGTTCCAAGCTGGAGCCCCACCGTGCTGAGCTGTACCAGGTGCTGCAGAAGCACTTTGACGAGTACCGTGAGAAGCTGGAGCCCCTCTACCAGGATTATGCCACCCTGAACCGTGAAAATGCCGAGCAGATGCGTGCCAAGCTGCAGCCACTGTTGGATGAAATGAAGCAGATGTTTGACAGCAACGTTGAGGAGACCAAGTCCAAGCTCGGGCCCATGATCGAGGTCGTACGCACTAAGCTGACCGAGCGTCTGGAGGAGCTGAGGACCATGGCTGCCCCCTATGCCGAGGAATACAAGGAACAGCTGGTGAAGGCTGTCGAGGACGCCAAGGAGAAGATCACCCCACACACCCAGGACCTCCAGGCCCGCATGGAGCCCTACATGGAGAATGTGAGGGCCAGGTTTGCACAGGTGTATGACACCATCTCCAAGGCCATCCAGGCATAA
- the rnf214 gene encoding RING finger protein 214: protein MESEIHTEWSSALDEDLLQDPVSAVIPPVPSLWSSSAAGPWSTESSFPTVFNQYAEEQDYSTFTPSNETQSQTVQTEEWTEERSANTNEDWESDIHALEDCSIELNEQYEALAKQHAAEEEHHNICVHSLEKTRDDRNHQYQGFIEKIESLQIKLELNSSKTTRKNFTVKRQELTAEKDRMEEEKTRLAQDLEDTEKKLKMLIEEQSQEKFSWEQEIADLRVEMETLCRQAEQASQTVLQDEIAALEMQKELALSQVEDWIADAEKYLNFLRLNPSQQHLHQQQKWEHNVAMVRGSLVGLKNKFNENHQLLQRGEQLDSLPSVPLPLLPAVPTLEMIISSLQNPASHPIFNSGPSTTTNSPPIVHPQFHPSVTPPPPQRATPPISAPSPQNTPYVPISIGPQSAHLTNMYPPMTTHAPAPQIPMQTICRPQTSSHAPVTPAPHILPGASLAPSVAHGASFHPQAAVRLPQTFMQTASTRNSSPQPLPSNSAPAGKLDKLLERLGSHFPQCTRDQLTRVLQQIKSERGTMAGMSMDDVTQQVAQRLAQNQRPPPGPIAPPSGARAFPASVGPIQRPVAQPPHPMRPHFRPPVAQVFHTRPPQSSMRKFCLMCQNPVDTGSQYNTNCSHTMHRECVSVWLKTSKNNSCPFCPSK, encoded by the exons ATGGAAAGTGAAATACACACCGAGTGGAGTTCGGCTTTAGATGAAGACTTGCTTCA GGACCCAGTTTCTGCAGTGATTCCGCCGGTTCCTTCACTGTGGAGCTCATCAGCAGCCGGGCCCTGGTCCACTGAGAGCAGCTTCCCAACAGTATTCAACCAGTATGCTGAAGAGCAAGATTACAGCACTTTTACACCCAGCAATGAAACACAGAGCCAAACCGTACAG ACTGAAGAATGGACAGAGGAGAGATCTGCAAACACAAACGAGGACTGGGAATCAGATATT CATGCTTTAGAAGACTGCAGTATTGAGTTGAATGAGCAGTATGAGGCTCTTGCGAAGCAGCATGCAGCAGAGGAGGAGCACCACAATATTTGTGTCCACAGTCTGGAAAAAACAAGAGATGACAGAAATCATCAGTACCAG gGTTTTATTGAAAAAATTGAGTCTTTGCAAATTAAATTGGAGCTGAATAGCAGCAAGACAACGAGGAAAAACTTTACGGTAAAACGGCAGGAGCTTACTGCAGAGAAAGATCGAATGGAAGAGGAGAAAACAAG ATTGGCTCAGGATCTGGAGGACACAGAAAAGAAACTCAAGATGCTGATTGAAGAACAGAGTCAAGAGAa GTTCTCCTGGGAGCAGGAAATAGCTGACTTGAGGGTGGAAATGGAGACGCTGTGCAGACAGGCAGAGCAAGCCAGTCAGACCGTTCTTCAGGATGAG ATAGCTGCACTTGAGATGCAGAAAGAGCTTGCGCTTTCTCAAGTGGAGGACTGGATTGCAGACgctgaaaaatatcttaattttctCAG ATTAAATCCTTCGCAGCAGCACCTGCACCAGCAGCAGAAATGGGAGCACAATGTGGCAATGGTCCGCGGGAGCTTGGTAGGACTAAAG aataagtttaatgaaaacCATCAACTTCTGCAGAGAGGTGAACAGTTGGACAGTTTGCCCTCAGTCCCACTCCCATTACTTCCAGCAGTGCCTACA TTGGAGATGATAatcagttcacttcagaatcCTGCTTCTCATCCCATTTTCAACAGTGGTCCATCAACTACCACAAATTCTCCTCCCATAGTTCATCCCCAATTCCACCCCTCAGtcacaccaccaccaccacaaaGAGCCACACCGCCAATTTCAGCCCCGTCTCCTCAAAACACACCATATGTACCCATCAGTATAGGCCCACAATCTGCGCACCTCACAAACATGTATCCCCCTATGACAACTCATGCACCTGCCCCTCAAATACCCATGCAAACTATCTGCCGGCCTCAAACGTCATCCCATGCTCCCGTCACGCCAGCCCCACATATCCTTCCAGGTGCCTCCCTTGCACCCTCAGTTGCTCACGGAGCCAGTTTTCATCCCCAAGCTGCAGTGCGCCTTCCCCAAACGTTCATGCAAACCGCGTCTACGCGTAACTCCTCTCCCCAGCCCCTCCCCTCCAATTCTGCACCGGCAGGCAAACTGGACAAGCTTCTGGAGAGACTGGGCTCACATTTCCCACAATGCACAAG AGATCAGTTAACACGTGTTCTACAGCAAATCAAGAGTGAGCGTGGTACTATGGCTGGCATGTCGATGGATGATGTTACTCAGCAGGTTGCACAGAGACTTGCGCAGAACCAAAGACCG CCACCAGGACCTATAGCACCTCCGTCTGGAGCTAGAGCCTTTCCTGCTTCAGTCGGTCCGATCCAGCGTCCCGTAGCCCAGCCACCGCATCCCATGCGGCCTCATTTCCGTCCCCCGGTCGCTCAGGTTTTCCACACAAGACCCCCGCAG TCCTCTATGCGGAAATTTTGTTTGATGTGTCAAAATCCTGTGGATACTGGAAGCCAGTACAACACAAACTGCTCCCATACAATGCACAGAGAA tGTGTCAGCGTTTGGCTCAAGACCAGTAAGAATAACTCCTGTCCTTTCTGCCCATCTAAATGA